Proteins co-encoded in one Cinclus cinclus chromosome 17, bCinCin1.1, whole genome shotgun sequence genomic window:
- the SERPIND1 gene encoding heparin cofactor 2 yields MKFLFQLLALAVIITSTFCGVKDVTEHFENLQGAQPQENGTYMPNLPLEFHRENTITNDLIPEEEEEEDYLDLDKILSEDDYSDVIDAAPHMVSEVQQGNILELFHGKTRIQRLNILNANFGFNLYRSVADKASSSDNIIMAPVGISTAMAMISLGLKDQTQQEVLSVLGFQDFINASSKYELMTVHNLFRKLTHRLFRRNFGYTLRSVNDLYIHKDFSILSDFKNNMKTYYFADAQPADFSDPSFIAKTNERILKLTKGLIKEALVNVNPTTLMMILNCLYFKGTWENKFPVEMTVKRSFRLNEKQTVKVPMMQTKGTFLAAADPELDCDVIQLPFVGNISMLVVLPHKLAGMKALEKQITPQVVEKWQKSMTNRTREVVLPKFKLEKTYNLIDYLRSMGIEELFNGKGDYSGISEEKVTIDRFNHQGTITVNEEGTEAATITTVGFMPLSTQIRFVVDRPFLFLIYEHRTSCLLFMGRVANPATS; encoded by the exons ATGAAGTTCCTATTTCAATTGCTTGCCCTTGCTGTCATCATAACCTCCACATTTTGTGGAGTCAAGGACGTCACTGAGCATTTTGAAAACCTTCAAGGTGCACAGCCACAAGAAAACGGGACTTATATGCCAAACCTACCACTCGAGTTCCACAGAGAAAACACCATCACTAATGACTTGAttcctgaagaggaggaggaagaagactATCTAGACCTCGACAAGATACTGAGTGAAGATGACTATAGTGATGTTATTGATGCTGCCCCACACATGGTTTCTGAAGTTCAGCAAGGAAATATTCTTGAACTATTCCATGGCAAAACCAGAATCCAGCGCCTCAATATCCTCAATGCAAACTTTGGCTTCAACCTTTACCGCAGTGTGGCAGACAAGGCCAGCTCCTCAGACAATATCATCATGGCTCCTGTTGGTATTTCCACTGCAATGGCTATGATTTCCCTGGGTCTGAAGGATCAAACCCAGCAGGAAGTGTTATCTGTTCTTGGCTTTCAAGACTTCATTAATGCCAGCAGCAAATACGAGCTCATGACCGTTCACAACCTCTTCCGCAAACTCACCCATCGGCTCTTCAGGCGCAACTTCGGCTACACACTGAGGTCTGTCAATGACCTTTATATTCATAAAGACTTTTCTATTCTCAGTGATTTCAAAAACAATATGAAAACATACTACTTTGCTGATGCCCAACCAGCTGATTTCTCAGATCCCAGCTTCATAGCCAAAACCAATGAACGCATCTTGAAGCTGACCAAGGGACTAATAAAGGAAGCTCTTGTGAACGTAAACCCTACAACACTGATGATGATTCTTAATTGCCTTTACTTTAAAG GAACTTGGGAGAATAAGTTTCCCGTGGAAATGACGGTGAAGCGGAGTTTCCGGCTGAACGAGAAGCAGACGGTGAAGGTGCCGATGATGCAGACCAAGGGCaccttcctggctgctgctgaccCCGAGCTGGACTGTGATGTCATCCAGCTCCCCTTCGTGGGCAACATCAGCATGCTCGTGGTGCTCCCACACAAACTGGCTGGCATGAAAGCCCTCGAAAAGCAGATCACACCTCAAGTGGTAGAAAAGTGGCAGAAGAGCATGACAAACAG AACAAGAGAAGTGGTTCTGCCTAAATTTAAGCTGGAGAAGACTTATAACTTGATTGATTATCTGAGATCCATGGGAATAGAAGAACTGTTCAATGGAAAAGGCGACTACTCTGGTATATCAGAGGAGAAGGTCACCATTGACAGG TTCAACCACCAAGGCACAATCACAGTGAATGAGGAGGGCACAGAGGCTGCAACAATAACCACCGTGGGGTTCATGCCTCTCTCCACTCAGATCCGCTTTGTCGTGGACCGCCCCTTTTTGTTCCTCATCTACGAGCACCGCACCAGCTGCCTTCTGTTCATGGGCAGAGTTGCCAACCCAGCCACATCTTAA